A window of the Coleofasciculus sp. FACHB-T130 genome harbors these coding sequences:
- a CDS encoding peptidoglycan-binding protein has protein sequence MAFNISALKLPTLKIGSNGAAVSSWQSFLKEAGYPIGTVDGDFGKISDTATRSYQQRNNLPVNGVVDNTTYTKALSDGFLYKVPNLTAAMLLAYLRFGEAEVKDLQKSLNTILVPDLTVDGDFGARSSQGLAQAYLQRDVRLRDELENLLSATTKQKLGADFIPAMDILNAYAKRIRFRLSGPHWYDNFPTSRSISDLASPFREKVAAFQKALIDAGAQTIIAATYRPPQRAYMMHYSARISRGEIRAENVPNMAGVDIEWVHYTNAVAVQAAQLMVDEFGIGGNPVALRSRHTERLAIDWNITWEGILKIKKRDGTLVNIGAPTNGANNTALYSVGASYGVFKLANDPPHWSVDGR, from the coding sequence ATGGCTTTTAATATCAGTGCGCTGAAATTACCCACACTCAAAATAGGCTCTAATGGAGCAGCAGTCAGTTCTTGGCAAAGCTTTTTAAAAGAGGCTGGTTATCCGATAGGAACCGTTGATGGAGACTTTGGCAAGATTAGCGATACAGCTACCCGTAGTTATCAGCAAAGAAATAACTTGCCGGTTAATGGAGTTGTGGATAATACCACCTACACCAAAGCTTTGAGCGACGGTTTTCTTTATAAAGTTCCCAATCTTACGGCGGCAATGTTGCTTGCTTATCTGCGCTTTGGCGAGGCAGAGGTTAAAGATTTACAAAAGAGCTTGAATACAATATTGGTTCCCGACTTAACCGTAGATGGAGACTTTGGAGCGAGAAGTAGCCAAGGGTTAGCCCAAGCTTATCTCCAAAGAGATGTGCGCTTGCGTGATGAATTGGAAAATCTACTTTCTGCAACGACTAAGCAGAAATTAGGCGCAGATTTTATCCCAGCAATGGATATCCTCAACGCCTATGCCAAAAGAATCCGATTTCGCTTGAGTGGTCCGCATTGGTATGACAACTTTCCGACTAGCCGCTCGATTTCTGATTTAGCTTCGCCTTTCCGAGAAAAGGTAGCAGCTTTTCAAAAAGCTTTAATTGATGCGGGTGCCCAAACCATTATTGCCGCTACCTATCGACCTCCACAAAGAGCTTATATGATGCACTATTCGGCTCGGATTAGTCGAGGAGAAATCAGAGCAGAAAATGTACCAAATATGGCGGGAGTTGACATTGAATGGGTACATTATACGAACGCTGTAGCTGTGCAAGCTGCACAACTGATGGTAGATGAATTCGGGATTGGGGGGAATCCGGTGGCTCTAAGATCTCGCCATACTGAAAGGCTAGCCATCGATTGGAACATTACCTGGGAAGGAATTCTAAAAATAAAAAAGAGAGATGGCACCCTGGTGAATATTGGCGCTCCCACGAATGGTGCCAACAATACAGCTCTCTATAGTGTGGGTGCATCTTATGGCGTATTTAAGCTAGCAAATGACCCGCCCCACTGGTCAGTTGATGGTCGCTAA
- the bchH gene encoding magnesium chelatase subunit H, producing the protein MKRIVLIAGFESFNADLYRKAAHLAQARCPELDIRVFSDRALTTEPEAVEAALQGADVFFGSLLFDYDQVMWLRQRVQNIPIRLVFESALELMSLTQIGAFKIGDKPKGMPKPVKFILDKFSNGREEDKLAGYISFLKVGPKLLKFVPVQKVQDLRNWLIIYGYWNAGGTENVASMFWTLGEKYLQLKVGEIPPPLETPNMGLLHPDYQGFFESPRAYLEWYQSRDTALPCPYSTVGILLYRKHVITKQPYIPQLIRHFEKAGLIPLPIFINGVEGHVAVRDWMTTDYEMQQRQQGNIETPSLSEDAVPVEAIVSTIGFPLVGGPAGSMEAGRQVEVAKRILTAKNVPYIVAAPLLIQDIHSWTRQGVGGLQSVVLYALPELDGAIDPVPLGGLVGEDIYLIPERVQRLTGRLKKWISLRQKPTAERKIAVILYGFPPGYGATGTAALLNVPRSLIKFLHALKDQGYNVGKLPEDGEELIRIVKEADENPTPTLPVHGEGVRLSGGARGGTNVNAKTLEEWLGYLLTTRIEKQWKSLTGTGIKTYGDEFQIGGIQLGNIWIGVQPPLGISGDPMRLMFERDLTPHPQYAAFYKWLQNDFQADAVVHFGMHGTVEWLPGSPLGNTGYSWSDILLGNIPNLYIYAANNPSESMLAKRRGYGVLISHNVPPYGRAGLYKELVSLRDLIAEYREDPQKNYALKEAICKKIVDTGLDADCPFEDSKRLGINFSPENARLFSADVFNSYLVKLYEYLQVLENRLFSSGLHTLGEPPTPEGLISYFDAYFELPKDIIEAVAKGADKQAALSAHWESLNKTYPNVKFRINPNLPELMNEAIKIRDLLQQNSEEITNLLRGLNGEYIPPAPGGDLLRDGAGVLPTGRNIHALDPYRMPSPAAYERGREVARKIIAQHLKEQGSYPETVAVMLWGLDAIKTKGESLGILLELVGAEPVKEGTGRIVRYELKPIAEVGHPRIDVLGNLSGIFRDTFINIIELLDDLFQRAADAEEPEDQNFIRKHTLALKSQGVENASARLFSNPAGDFGSLVNDRVTDGNWESGDELGDTWRDRNVFSYGRKDKGQARPEVLTQLLQTSDRIVQEIDSVEYGLTDIQEYYANTGGLKKAAEKQRGKKVSASFVESFSKDTTPRNLDDLLRMEYRTKLLNPKWAEAMANQGSGGAYEISQRMTALIGWGGTVDFTDDWVYEQAADTYALDAEMAKKLREANPEAFRNIVARMIEANGRGFWQPDEEKLQKLRELYELSEAEIEGVTVD; encoded by the coding sequence ATGAAACGCATTGTTCTAATTGCTGGGTTTGAATCATTCAACGCTGACTTGTACCGGAAGGCAGCTCATTTGGCTCAGGCTAGGTGTCCGGAGTTGGATATTCGGGTGTTTAGCGATCGCGCCCTCACCACAGAACCGGAAGCCGTAGAAGCCGCACTCCAAGGGGCAGATGTCTTTTTCGGTAGTCTGCTATTTGATTACGACCAAGTGATGTGGTTGCGCCAAAGGGTGCAAAATATCCCCATTCGCCTCGTCTTTGAGTCAGCTTTGGAATTGATGAGCCTCACTCAGATAGGCGCGTTCAAAATTGGCGACAAGCCCAAGGGAATGCCCAAACCTGTTAAATTTATTCTCGACAAATTCAGCAACGGTCGAGAAGAAGACAAACTTGCGGGTTATATTAGCTTTTTAAAAGTTGGGCCAAAGTTATTAAAATTTGTGCCAGTGCAGAAAGTGCAAGACTTACGCAACTGGCTGATTATTTACGGTTATTGGAACGCTGGTGGCACCGAAAATGTTGCGTCCATGTTCTGGACGCTGGGAGAAAAATATTTGCAGTTGAAGGTAGGAGAAATTCCGCCGCCCCTTGAAACTCCAAATATGGGATTGCTGCATCCCGATTATCAAGGTTTTTTTGAATCCCCACGGGCATATTTAGAATGGTATCAAAGTAGGGACACGGCACTGCCGTGTCCCTACTCAACTGTTGGAATTCTGCTTTATCGCAAGCACGTAATTACAAAACAGCCTTACATTCCTCAACTAATTCGCCACTTTGAGAAAGCTGGGTTGATCCCTTTGCCAATTTTTATTAACGGCGTTGAAGGTCATGTGGCGGTGCGGGACTGGATGACCACAGACTACGAAATGCAACAGCGACAGCAGGGTAATATTGAAACTCCGTCCCTGTCTGAAGATGCGGTGCCAGTGGAAGCAATTGTCTCTACGATTGGTTTTCCTCTCGTCGGTGGCCCTGCGGGGTCGATGGAGGCAGGACGACAAGTAGAAGTAGCCAAGCGCATTCTCACCGCCAAAAATGTACCCTATATCGTTGCGGCACCGCTACTAATTCAAGATATTCATTCTTGGACGCGGCAGGGTGTTGGCGGATTGCAAAGTGTCGTTTTATATGCTTTGCCAGAACTGGATGGGGCAATCGATCCAGTTCCTCTCGGCGGTTTGGTGGGAGAAGATATTTACTTAATTCCAGAACGAGTTCAGCGTTTAACTGGAAGGTTGAAAAAATGGATTTCCCTGCGACAAAAGCCAACGGCTGAACGTAAAATTGCCGTGATTTTATATGGTTTTCCGCCTGGATATGGGGCGACGGGGACAGCGGCTTTATTGAATGTACCGCGAAGTCTAATTAAATTCCTCCACGCCCTCAAAGACCAAGGCTACAACGTTGGAAAATTACCGGAAGATGGGGAAGAATTAATTCGCATAGTGAAAGAGGCGGATGAGAACCCCACCCCAACCCTCCCCGTTCACGGGGAGGGGGTAAGATTATCTGGAGGGGCTAGGGGAGGCACAAACGTTAATGCTAAAACCCTAGAAGAATGGTTAGGCTATCTACTCACGACCCGCATCGAAAAACAGTGGAAATCCCTCACTGGAACTGGCATCAAAACTTATGGAGATGAATTTCAAATTGGAGGGATACAACTAGGAAATATTTGGATAGGCGTACAGCCACCCTTGGGAATTTCCGGCGACCCGATGCGGCTAATGTTTGAGCGCGATTTAACACCTCACCCTCAGTATGCCGCTTTCTATAAATGGTTGCAAAACGACTTTCAAGCTGATGCTGTCGTTCACTTCGGAATGCACGGAACGGTTGAATGGTTGCCCGGATCTCCGCTCGGTAATACGGGCTATTCTTGGTCTGATATTCTGCTAGGAAATATCCCCAATCTATATATCTATGCGGCGAACAATCCTTCTGAATCAATGTTGGCAAAGCGTCGCGGCTACGGGGTGCTGATTTCCCATAATGTGCCGCCTTATGGTCGTGCTGGATTGTACAAAGAATTGGTGTCGCTGCGCGATTTAATCGCGGAGTATCGGGAAGACCCGCAAAAAAATTACGCCCTCAAGGAAGCGATTTGTAAAAAGATTGTCGATACGGGTTTGGATGCAGATTGCCCTTTTGAGGATTCTAAACGCTTAGGTATTAACTTCTCGCCTGAGAATGCCAGACTGTTCAGTGCAGATGTTTTTAATTCTTACTTAGTAAAACTGTACGAATATCTGCAAGTTCTAGAAAATCGTCTTTTCTCATCTGGTTTGCATACATTGGGGGAACCGCCAACTCCAGAAGGGCTAATTAGCTATTTTGATGCTTATTTTGAGTTACCAAAAGACATTATTGAGGCAGTTGCTAAAGGCGCAGACAAACAGGCAGCACTGTCAGCACACTGGGAATCCTTAAACAAAACATATCCTAATGTTAAATTTCGCATCAATCCTAATCTTCCAGAGTTAATGAATGAAGCGATAAAAATACGTGATTTATTGCAACAAAATAGTGAAGAAATCACTAATTTGCTGCGGGGACTTAATGGCGAATATATTCCGCCTGCGCCGGGTGGTGATTTGTTGCGGGATGGTGCTGGTGTGTTGCCAACAGGCAGGAATATTCATGCTTTAGATCCCTATCGGATGCCTTCCCCAGCCGCTTACGAAAGGGGTCGAGAAGTTGCTAGAAAGATTATCGCCCAACATCTTAAGGAACAGGGTTCTTATCCGGAAACTGTGGCAGTGATGTTATGGGGATTGGATGCGATTAAAACGAAGGGCGAATCTCTGGGAATTTTGCTGGAATTAGTGGGTGCTGAACCTGTTAAGGAAGGTACGGGAAGAATTGTCCGTTATGAATTGAAACCAATTGCAGAAGTCGGTCATCCGCGTATTGATGTGTTAGGGAATCTTTCGGGAATTTTCCGCGATACCTTTATCAACATTATTGAATTGTTGGATGATTTGTTTCAACGCGCCGCTGATGCTGAGGAACCGGAAGACCAAAACTTTATCCGCAAACACACTTTAGCGTTGAAATCTCAAGGCGTAGAAAATGCCTCAGCGCGATTATTCTCTAACCCTGCCGGTGATTTTGGTTCGTTAGTGAACGATCGCGTAACCGATGGTAACTGGGAATCTGGCGATGAATTGGGCGATACTTGGCGCGATCGCAATGTCTTCAGCTACGGTAGAAAAGACAAAGGACAAGCTAGACCGGAAGTGCTGACGCAGTTGTTGCAAACAAGCGATCGCATTGTCCAAGAAATCGACTCGGTTGAATATGGTCTTACCGATATTCAAGAATATTACGCCAACACTGGCGGCTTGAAAAAAGCCGCAGAAAAACAACGTGGTAAAAAAGTTAGCGCCAGCTTCGTCGAAAGCTTCTCTAAAGACACCACTCCCCGCAACTTAGACGATTTACTTCGTATGGAGTATCGTACCAAATTGCTGAACCCCAAATGGGCAGAAGCAATGGCGAATCAAGGTTCCGGTGGTGCTTATGAAATCTCCCAACGTATGACAGCGTTAATTGGTTGGGGAGGGACTGTTGATTTTACCGATGATTGGGTTTACGAACAAGCAGCAGATACCTATGCTTTAGATGCAGAAATGGCGAAAAAATTGCGAGAAGCAAATCCCGAAGCTTTCCGCAATATTGTCGCCAGAATGATCGAAGCAAATGGGCGGGGTTTCTGGCAACCAGATGAGGAAAAATTACAGAAGCTACGTGAATTGTATGAGCTATCGGAGGCGGAAATTGAAGGCGTTACTGTTGATTAA
- a CDS encoding short-chain dehydrogenase, whose product MVDTNQNNDFPSSLEFFFRVPLYKTFDITGENWPKVLDVEFFRETLDAYCIECKKDSTFIHDFEKRTTEYKKTYAFSERIFCNVYKCSRNASHRIDFCFKVYNEKIQKFGQAPSIADLTLNKIGKYKKILSTKKYNELSKAIGLVSHGVGIGSFVYLRRIFEDLVEQAHQEAIEIKKDSWNEETYCRSRMDEKIGLLKEFLPDFLFRNRIIYSILSKGIHELSEEECLKYFDAVKIGIELILDEKLERSNREAKTKEVEKLLSEIHNELK is encoded by the coding sequence ATGGTAGATACTAATCAGAATAACGACTTTCCATCTTCTCTTGAATTCTTTTTTAGAGTTCCTCTTTACAAAACATTTGATATAACTGGAGAGAACTGGCCAAAAGTTCTAGATGTCGAATTCTTTAGAGAAACTCTTGATGCATATTGCATAGAGTGCAAAAAAGATAGCACTTTTATACACGACTTTGAGAAACGTACGACTGAGTACAAAAAGACTTATGCCTTTTCCGAAAGAATATTTTGTAATGTTTATAAATGTTCTAGAAATGCAAGCCATAGAATAGATTTTTGCTTTAAAGTGTACAATGAGAAAATCCAAAAGTTTGGACAAGCCCCTTCAATTGCTGACTTAACTTTGAATAAAATTGGTAAGTATAAAAAAATTTTAAGTACAAAAAAGTATAATGAGTTGAGTAAGGCTATTGGTCTTGTAAGCCATGGAGTTGGAATTGGTTCTTTTGTTTATTTAAGAAGAATATTTGAAGATTTAGTTGAACAAGCTCATCAAGAAGCAATAGAAATAAAAAAAGATTCATGGAATGAGGAAACTTATTGCAGGAGTAGAATGGATGAAAAAATAGGGTTACTAAAAGAATTTCTGCCAGATTTTTTATTTAGAAATAGAATTATCTATTCTATTTTAAGTAAAGGAATCCATGAGTTAAGCGAGGAGGAATGTTTAAAATATTTTGATGCAGTCAAAATTGGAATAGAACTAATTTTGGATGAGAAGTTGGAAAGATCGAATAGAGAAGCAAAAACCAAAGAAGTAGAAAAACTACTTTCTGAAATCCATAATGAACTTAAGTGA
- a CDS encoding phosphodiester glycosidase family protein, protein MFTKAKFLATFLVIFIILSVVHVYSKNTSTSPQVQAQKIISRENTANNLCDCQSQECQFSIEFIRTDHQGNTKAKGANYVLIFDPKSPKLDFKVSLALAHEIYAKDAKGRFRKEYVPKQFHEIIADDNAKLNGKKPIAAINGDYIDPENKPQGLNISRGVEYSGLFKDKRSSFGISEGTKARKATIQIGKRNEQNLNYNLVGGNGRFYKDGIFKDICNDLGEYACQHETSRSMAAITSKGYVILLVNNVETDGPLYPDKFDDVLKGISKNHCLGNIQEAMLFDGGFSTAFYYNNKIYVENSNPIGSVFLIYKTE, encoded by the coding sequence ATGTTTACAAAAGCAAAATTTCTAGCCACATTCTTAGTAATATTTATTATTTTATCTGTTGTTCATGTTTATTCCAAAAATACTTCAACGAGTCCTCAAGTTCAAGCACAAAAAATAATAAGCAGAGAAAATACAGCTAATAATTTATGCGATTGCCAAAGCCAAGAATGCCAATTCAGCATAGAATTTATCAGAACGGATCATCAAGGAAATACAAAGGCTAAAGGGGCAAATTATGTTCTTATTTTTGATCCAAAATCTCCGAAACTAGATTTTAAGGTTAGTCTTGCTTTAGCCCATGAAATTTATGCTAAAGATGCTAAAGGAAGATTCCGCAAAGAATATGTTCCAAAACAATTTCATGAAATTATAGCCGATGATAATGCAAAACTAAATGGCAAAAAACCGATTGCAGCCATTAACGGGGATTATATAGATCCTGAGAATAAACCCCAAGGCTTGAACATTTCGAGGGGGGTAGAATATTCGGGTTTATTTAAAGATAAGCGGTCTTCCTTTGGAATTTCAGAAGGTACAAAAGCGCGAAAAGCGACAATCCAGATTGGGAAAAGAAACGAGCAAAATTTAAACTATAACTTAGTAGGAGGAAATGGAAGATTTTATAAAGATGGAATATTTAAAGATATTTGTAATGACTTGGGAGAATATGCCTGTCAACACGAAACCAGCCGCTCAATGGCAGCGATTACTTCCAAAGGCTATGTAATTTTATTGGTTAACAACGTCGAAACCGATGGACCATTGTATCCTGATAAGTTTGATGATGTCCTGAAAGGAATTTCTAAAAACCACTGTTTAGGAAATATTCAGGAAGCAATGTTATTTGATGGTGGGTTTTCAACAGCTTTTTACTATAACAACAAAATCTATGTAGAAAACTCTAATCCAATTGGCTCAGTTTTCTTAATTTATAAAACCGAGTAA
- a CDS encoding gamma-glutamylcyclotransferase, which produces MSDRIGHLKHTWVQSHNPSHPALRLQQQQQTEPMFYYFAYGSCMCPVDLKRTFGENTHSYVIGAATLKGYRLGFYRRSALRNCGVLDMVKDPSASVEGVLYRLPWRLSDRLDEREEVPQGGYRQEMVNVSCQGRTYTSVRTYVVVNKLAEELAPNDWYFNVVLRGALTCGLPEQYCWQLFNHMHQLQQRHWVSSVSRVRLVSGN; this is translated from the coding sequence ATGAGCGATCGCATTGGACACTTAAAACACACCTGGGTACAATCTCATAATCCTTCACATCCAGCATTGAGATTGCAACAACAGCAACAAACAGAGCCGATGTTCTACTATTTTGCTTACGGTTCTTGTATGTGCCCGGTCGATTTAAAGCGTACATTCGGCGAGAACACCCATAGTTACGTGATTGGTGCTGCCACACTGAAAGGATATCGGCTAGGATTTTATCGTCGCTCAGCGCTTCGCAACTGTGGTGTTTTAGATATGGTAAAAGATCCATCAGCCTCAGTTGAAGGAGTTCTGTATCGACTACCGTGGAGATTGAGCGATCGCTTAGATGAACGCGAAGAAGTCCCTCAAGGCGGTTATCGCCAGGAAATGGTCAACGTTTCCTGCCAAGGTCGGACATATACCAGCGTTCGTACCTACGTTGTCGTTAACAAATTAGCAGAAGAACTCGCCCCCAACGACTGGTACTTCAACGTTGTCCTGCGCGGTGCCTTAACCTGCGGGCTTCCAGAACAGTATTGCTGGCAACTGTTTAACCATATGCATCAGTTACAACAGCGCCATTGGGTCTCATCAGTCTCTAGGGTTCGTTTAGTTAGCGGTAATTGA
- a CDS encoding D-Ala-D-Ala carboxypeptidase family metallohydrolase, producing MPTLTPDQRNYYYLLEAERTGIHKPILAALYQVLSSPQFSDGEKGLGISPANRIPLQEVDSFPKQVQYAANTIRSLSNNLVAQGWKGADLWDVQKGRYSDRFIQAVADGYAPPASEPTAARLEASDAKALLQAYLKDIETDFSAEGLPHNLAYLDKALLTLVERVPEYYTGLPHQRDAALEVVRMWRQMDTEEAAIASLLSPGTVIGDNFEESQMDVPLKQFIQRISPNYSGYPYQREALLRLAQLWRQLESREVAIASLKNNTSADTGIKIVDPALIAFIQRIPQYYQASGNQRNALTELVRIWRKLDSRASALASLGIDPLLLSGTTSDRTRLSSLAAQLDRELLNFVRRLPIEYKEIDHQREALIRLVQLWRDLATRDQAIRSLFEDLKRMNQARKDSPDAAPKPVPIAVAKRPDRWTLRNIQLSAPIVPDGNFTWAEATHGGTRMPPNQATLDAMIRIARLAQRARDRIGRPFIITSWYRPPAINRAVGGARYSRHIVGDAIDFLCEGLSGDQLYWSLDPWWPGGLGRYTSFPNLCHLDARSYRARWRN from the coding sequence ATGCCAACACTGACACCAGACCAGCGCAATTACTACTACCTCTTAGAAGCGGAACGAACTGGCATTCACAAGCCGATTCTGGCAGCGCTTTATCAAGTGCTATCTTCACCGCAGTTTTCGGACGGAGAAAAGGGACTGGGCATCTCCCCAGCGAATCGCATTCCCCTACAGGAGGTGGATTCTTTTCCCAAACAAGTGCAATATGCTGCCAATACTATCCGCAGTTTAAGTAACAATCTGGTCGCTCAGGGGTGGAAAGGAGCGGATCTGTGGGACGTACAAAAAGGGCGCTACAGCGATCGCTTTATTCAAGCTGTGGCTGATGGTTATGCACCGCCAGCAAGCGAACCGACAGCAGCGCGGTTGGAAGCCAGCGATGCCAAGGCGTTACTGCAAGCGTACCTAAAAGACATCGAAACCGATTTCAGTGCGGAAGGCTTGCCCCACAATCTTGCCTACCTGGATAAGGCGCTACTGACCCTAGTGGAGCGAGTTCCAGAATACTATACTGGCTTGCCTCATCAACGGGATGCTGCCCTGGAAGTGGTGCGGATGTGGCGTCAGATGGATACAGAAGAAGCCGCGATCGCGTCTTTGCTGTCTCCTGGCACTGTTATTGGCGATAACTTCGAGGAGTCCCAGATGGATGTTCCTCTCAAGCAATTTATTCAACGAATTTCTCCCAATTACTCCGGTTATCCCTATCAACGAGAAGCCCTGCTGCGGCTAGCTCAGCTGTGGCGTCAGCTAGAATCGCGGGAAGTTGCGATCGCTTCTTTGAAAAACAACACCTCCGCCGATACAGGGATTAAAATTGTCGATCCGGCCCTGATTGCCTTTATCCAGCGCATTCCGCAGTATTATCAAGCTTCAGGCAACCAACGCAACGCGCTAACTGAATTAGTTCGGATCTGGCGAAAGTTGGACTCTCGCGCTTCCGCGCTGGCATCATTGGGAATCGACCCTCTACTGCTGAGTGGCACGACAAGCGATCGCACCAGGTTATCGAGTCTTGCCGCCCAGCTAGATCGAGAATTGCTGAATTTTGTTCGGCGTCTGCCGATTGAATATAAAGAAATCGACCACCAACGAGAAGCTTTAATCCGCCTGGTTCAACTTTGGCGCGATTTGGCAACCAGAGATCAAGCCATTCGCTCCTTATTTGAGGATCTCAAACGCATGAATCAGGCACGGAAAGATTCTCCGGACGCCGCACCCAAGCCTGTCCCAATCGCTGTCGCCAAGCGTCCCGACAGGTGGACGCTAAGGAATATTCAGCTGTCTGCCCCCATCGTTCCGGATGGCAACTTTACCTGGGCAGAAGCTACCCACGGCGGCACCCGGATGCCTCCGAACCAGGCGACGCTGGATGCCATGATCCGGATTGCGAGACTCGCACAAAGGGCACGCGATCGCATTGGGCGACCCTTCATCATCACTAGCTGGTATCGACCTCCAGCGATCAATCGTGCCGTTGGCGGGGCAAGATACAGCCGTCATATTGTTGGAGATGCGATAGACTTTCTCTGCGAAGGTCTTTCTGGCGATCAACTTTACTGGTCTCTCGACCCTTGGTGGCCCGGTGGTTTGGGTCGTTACACCAGCTTCCCGAACCTGTGTCATCTTGATGCGCGAAGCTATCGGGCACGCTGGCGAAACTAA
- a CDS encoding retropepsin-like aspartic protease, whose product MWKPSQSRTTLIVLSSSLAFGVLGCNNDAASPPSPPAASAPAKPAASASPVAAVASSAATQPAKSASTAKPKASTATKKTPVNQPIKTGPDTYNEAIDTALGAIAISESAKSRDDWQLVASRWQEAIELMKAVPTSSRNHAIAQKKLPQYQRFLASAQKQAAPPPKPKPIGPAIVNKPFFTVPIKRRQGDTIPVVDVTFDGKKKYEMFLDTGASKTLITRQMAYDLKVKPVGMANVKTANGVAGIYFGFVNSIQLGGNLVKDVLVGIGQPDLDIGLLGHDFYDGYDITIKKDVVEFRRQR is encoded by the coding sequence ATGTGGAAACCCTCTCAAAGCCGTACCACCCTGATTGTTCTATCCAGCTCCCTGGCGTTTGGGGTTCTTGGCTGTAATAACGATGCAGCAAGCCCTCCTAGCCCACCAGCCGCCTCAGCCCCAGCAAAGCCTGCTGCTAGCGCAAGTCCCGTGGCGGCTGTTGCCAGTTCTGCTGCGACTCAACCGGCTAAATCTGCCTCAACAGCTAAGCCAAAAGCATCAACGGCGACTAAAAAAACACCCGTTAACCAACCGATTAAGACTGGCCCTGACACTTATAACGAAGCGATTGATACTGCCCTTGGCGCGATCGCGATTAGTGAATCTGCCAAAAGCCGAGATGATTGGCAATTAGTTGCCAGCCGGTGGCAAGAGGCAATTGAATTAATGAAAGCTGTGCCAACTTCTAGCCGCAACCATGCGATCGCTCAAAAGAAGCTGCCTCAATACCAGCGCTTTCTAGCCTCGGCTCAGAAACAAGCGGCTCCTCCGCCCAAGCCCAAACCCATTGGACCTGCAATCGTTAACAAACCCTTTTTCACGGTTCCCATCAAACGCCGACAAGGGGACACGATTCCTGTTGTTGACGTGACATTTGATGGCAAAAAGAAATATGAAATGTTTCTGGATACAGGGGCAAGTAAAACGTTGATCACCCGACAGATGGCTTATGACCTAAAGGTGAAACCTGTAGGAATGGCGAACGTGAAGACGGCGAATGGAGTAGCTGGAATATACTTTGGGTTTGTTAATTCGATTCAACTGGGTGGAAATCTCGTCAAAGATGTGTTGGTTGGAATCGGACAACCCGACTTGGACATTGGACTGCTAGGACATGACTTCTATGACGGCTATGACATCACCATTAAAAAAGATGTGGTGGAGTTTCGTCGCCAGCGCTAA